From Peromyscus maniculatus bairdii isolate BWxNUB_F1_BW_parent chromosome 8, HU_Pman_BW_mat_3.1, whole genome shotgun sequence, a single genomic window includes:
- the LOC102916111 gene encoding olfactory receptor 2Y1B has product MGSFNTSLGGGFILVGFSDWPRLEIIFFIYILIFYSFTLFGNTAIIALSRMDPQLHTPMYFFLSHLSFLDLCYTTSTVPQLLINLHGLDRTITYGGCVAQLFIFLALGSTESLLLVVMAFDRYAAVCRPLHYMTIMHPLLCQALAVVSWMGGLMNSLIQTSLMMTMPLCGHRLNHFFCEMPVFLKLACEDTEGTEAKMFVARVVIVAIPAVLILGSYTQIARAVLKVKSTAGRRKAIGTCGSHLLVVSLFYGSATYTYLQPKDSYSESKGKFVALFYTIITPMLNPLIYTLRNKDVKGALWRVLGRGTATG; this is encoded by the coding sequence ATGGGGAGCTTCAACACCAGTTTGGGAGGAGGCTTCATTTTGGTGGGCTTCTCCGACTGGCCTCGACTAGAAATCatcttctttatttatattttgattttctacTCCTTCACTCTCTTTGGCAACACCGCCATCATCGCTCTCTCCAGAATGGACCCCCAATTAcacactcccatgtacttcttcctctcccacctctccttcctggACCTCTGCTACACCACCAGCACTGTGCCCCAACTCTTGATCAACCTTCATGGACTTGACAGGACCATCACTTATGGAGGGTGTGTGGCCCAGCTGTTCATATTTCTTGCTCTGGGCTCCACAGAGAGTTTGCTCCTGGTGGTGATGGCCTTTGACCGCTATGCTGCTGTGTGTCGTCCCCTGCACTACATGACCATCATGCACCCCCTTCTCTGCCAGGCATTGGCTGTTGTCTCCTGGATGGGAGGCCTCATGAACTCTCTGATCCAGACAAGCCTCATGATGACCATGCCCCTCTGTGGCCATCGACTGAATCACTTCTTCTGTGAGATGCCCGTGTTCCTCAAGTTGGCCTGTGAAGACACTGAAGGGACAGAGGCCAAGATGTTTGTGGCCAGAGTGGTGATTGTTGCAATTCCAGCTGTGCTCATCCTGGGCTCCTATACACAGATTGCCAGGGCAGTGCTGAAGGTCAAGTCAACAGCTGGGCGCAGAAAGGCTATTGGGACCTGTGGGTCCCACCTCCTGGTAGTTTCTCTGTTTTATGGCTCAGCCACCTACACATACTTACAGCCCAAAGACAGCTATTCTGAGAGCAAGGGGAAGTTTGTTGCCCTTTTTTATACTATCATCACCCCCATGCTCAACCCTCTGATTTATACCCTGAGGAACAAGGATGTGAAGGGTGCTCTGTGGAGGGTGCTAGGGAGAGGCACAGCCACAGGGTAG
- the LOC102915801 gene encoding olfactory receptor 2Y1B, protein MGSFNISLGGVFILVGFSDWPQLEIIFFVYILIFYFFTLFGNTAIIALSRMDPQLHTPMYFFLSHLSFLDLCYTTSTVPQLLINLRGLDRTITYGGCVAQLFIVLALGSTESLILVVMAFDRYAAVCRPLHYMTIMHPLLCQALAVVSWMGGLMNSLIQTSLMMTMPLCGHRLNHFFCEMPVFLKLACEDTEGTEAKMFVARVVIVAIPAVLILGSYAQIARAVLKVKSTAGRRKAIGTCGSHLLVVSLFYGSATYTYLQPKDSYSESNGKFIALFYTIIIPMLNPLIYTLRNKDVKGALWRVLGRGTATG, encoded by the coding sequence ATGGGGAGCTTCAACATCAGTTTGGGAGGAGTCTTCATTTTGGTGGGcttctcagactggcctcaactaGAAATCatcttctttgtttatattttgattttctacTTTTTCACTCTCTTTGGCAACACCGCCATCATCGCTCTCTCCAGAATGGACCCTCAATTAcacactcccatgtacttcttcctctcccacctctccttcctggACCTCTGCTATACCACCAGCACTGTGCCCCAACTCCTGATCAACCTTCGTGGACTTGACAGGACCATCACTTATGGAGGGTGTGTGGCTCAGCTGTTCATAGTTCTCGCTCTGGGCTCCACAGAGAGTTTGATCCTAGTGGTGATGGCCTTTGACCGCTATGCTGCTGTGTGTCGTCCCCTGCACTACATGACCATCATGCACCCCCTTCTCTGCCAGGCATTGGCTGTTGTCTCCTGGATGGGAGGCCTCATGAACTCTCTGATCCAGACAAGCCTCATGATGACCATGCCCCTCTGTGGCCATCGACTGAATCACTTCTTCTGTGAGATGCCTGTGTTCCTCAAGTTGGCCTGTGAAGACACTGAAGGGACAGAGGCCAAGATGTTTGTGGCCAGAGTGGTGATTGTTGCAATTCCAGCTGTGCTCATCCTGGGCTCCTATGCACAGATTGCCAGGGCAGTGCTGAAGGTCAAGTCAACAGCTGGGCGCAGAAAGGCTATTGGGACCTGTGGGTCCCACCTCCTGGTAGTTTCTCTGTTTTATGGCTCAGCCACCTACACATACTTACAGCCCAAAGACAGCTATTCTGAGAGTAATGGAAAGTTCATTGCCCTTTTTTATACTATCATCATCCCCATGCTCAACCCTCTGATTTATACCCTGAGGAACAAGGATGTGAAGGGTGCTCTGTGGAGGGTGCTAGGGAGAGGCACAGCCACAGGGTAG
- the LOC102915495 gene encoding olfactory receptor 2Y1B-like, protein MESFNTSLGGGFILVGFSDWPQLEIIFFIYILIFYSFTLFGNTAIIALSRKDPQLHTPMYFFLSHLSFLDLCFTTSTVPQLLINLRGLDRTISYGGCVAQLLISLALGSTESLLLVVMAFDRYAAVCRPLHYTTIMHPLLCQALAVVSWVGGLMNSLIQTSLMMTMPLCGRRLNHFFCEMPVFLKLACEDTEGTEAKMFVARVVIVAVPAVLILGSYTQIARAVLKVKSTAGRRKAIGTCGSHLLVVSLFYGSATYTYLQPKDSYSESKGKFVALFYTIITPMLNPLIYTLRNKDVKGALWRVLGRGTATG, encoded by the coding sequence ATGGAAAGCTTTAATACCAGTTTGGGAGGAGGCTTCATTTTGGTGGGCTTCTCCGACTGGCCTCAACTAGAAATCatcttctttatttatattttgattttctacTCCTTCACTCTCTTTGGCAATACCGCCATCATCGCTCTCTCCCGAAAGGACCCTCAATTAcacactcccatgtacttcttcctctcccacctctccttcctggACCTCTGCTTCACCACTAGCACCGTGCCCCAGCTCCTGATCAACCTTCGTGGACTTGACAGGACCATCAGCTATGGAGGATGTGTGGCCCAGCTGCTCATATCTCTCGCTCTGGGCTCCACAGAGAGTTTGCTCCTGGTTGTGATGGCCTTTGACCGCTATGCTGCTGTATGTCGTCCCCTGCACTACACGACCATCATGCACCCCCTTCTCTGCCAGGCATTGGCTGTTGTCTCCTGGGTGGGAGGCCTCATGAACTCTCTGATCCAGACAAGCCTCATGATGACCATGCCCCTCTGTGGCCGTCGACTGAACCACTTCTTCTGTGAGATGCCTGTGTTCCTCAAGTTGGCCTGTGAAGACACTGAAGGGACAGAGGCCAAGATGTTTGTGGCCAGAGTGGTGATTGTTGCAGTTCCAGCTGTGCTCATCCTGGGCTCCTATACACAGATTGCCAGGGCAGTGCTGAAGGTCAAGTCAACAGCTGGGCGCAGAAAGGCTATTGGGACCTGTGGGTCCCACCTCCTGGTAGTTTCTCTGTTTTATGGCTCAGCCACCTACACATACTTACAGCCCAAAGACAGCTATTCTGAGAGCAAGGGGAAGTTTGTTGCCCTTTTTTATACTATCATCACCCCCATGCTCAACCCTCTGATTTATACCCTGAGGAACAAGGATGTGAAGGGTGCTCTGTGGAGGGTGCTAGGGAGAGGAACAGCCACAGGGTAG